The Sebastes fasciatus isolate fSebFas1 chromosome 13, fSebFas1.pri, whole genome shotgun sequence genome includes a region encoding these proteins:
- the LOC141781292 gene encoding myeloid-associated differentiation marker homolog, translated as MISVDLRALTQPVGIMRIMATILTGMCFSLVATVGYVSSPYWAWCMFTWCFCFFFTLLILILEFTTVNAKLPFAWDDFTAAFAMLASLMCLSASVMYPIFFTCNICHRQIGASVVSWVCFGVYAGVVALTFLRPSGQNSGFLSTVPGIMKMLETFLACLIFTSLDELQYSGSPELQWCVAVYSLCFIFAILITLFSTIQLTSFLPFSFDKLVIVYNVLAAVMYVTAMVIWPLYSLRTSKRPNNCGHLCVWDKLVVVTFMTILNVIVYTLDTVYSIRLVFCVSNE; from the coding sequence ATGATCAGTGTGGACTTGCGGGCGCTCACCCAGCCTGTGGGCATCATGCGAATAATGGCGACCATCCTCACCGGTATGTGTTTTAGCCTGGTGGCGACGGTGGGATACGTCTCGTCTCCCTACTGGGCGTGGTGCATGTTCACCTGgtgcttctgcttcttcttcaccCTCCTCATTCTCATCCTGGAGTTCACGACCGTCAACGCCAAATTGCCTTTCGCCTGGGACGACTTCACCGCCGCCTTCGCCATGCTGGCAAGCCTCATGTGCCTGTCTGCCTCCGTCATGTACCCCATCTTTTTCACCTGCAACATCTGCCACCGCCAGATCGGCGCCTCCGTGGTGTCCTGGGTCTGCTTCGGGGTGTACGCCGGCGTGGTGGCGTTAACTTTTCTTCGTCCGAGCGGGCAGAACAGCGGGTTCCTCTCCACAGTGCCAGGCATTATGAAGATGCTGGAGACGTTCCTCGCCTGTCTCATCTTCACGTCGCTGGATGAACTCCAGTACTCCGGCTCCCCGGAGCTGCAGTGGTGCGTGGCCGTGTACTCCTTGTGCTTCATCTTTGCCATCCTCATAACCCTGTTCTCCACCATACAGCTCACCTCGTTTTTACCGTTCTCCTTCGACAAGCTCGTGATCGTCTACAACGTTTTGGCAGCAGTGATGTACGTGACGGCTATGGTGATCTGGCCACTGTATAGTCTCCGCACCAGTAAGAGACCCAATAACTGTGGCCACCTCTGTGTCTGGGATAAACTGGTGGTGGTCACCTTCATGACGATCCTCAACGTTATCGTTTACACCCTGGACACCGTCTACTCTATACGCCTCGTGTTCTGTGTCAGTAACGAGTGA
- the LOC141781297 gene encoding myeloid-associated differentiation marker homolog, producing the protein MVTLDFRTMTVPVGIVRILEVIFTCISFSLVASAGHRTDSFWTWCMFTWCFCFCVTLLILFLEFTSLAAKLPISWDDFTSSFAMLATLMVLAASIIYPVFFTCSSCGKQIGATVISCLAFILYAIEVGLTRAKPGEISGFLSTVPGLLKVLEAFVACIIFICLDDRWYSRFPGLQWCVAVYSICFIFALLVIIFTICRLLTLFPAPFDKVLTCCNVLAVLMYITAVVIWPLYSFKNNPRPSFCTKGVRCSWDNLVVITFMTCFNLAAYIADTVYSFRLVFFVSRT; encoded by the exons ATGGTTACACTGGACTTCAGGACGATGACGGTGCCCGTGGGCATCGTGCGCATACTGGAGGTGATCTTCACCTGCATCTCCTTCAGCCTGGTGGCGTCAGCGGGCCACAGAACCGACTCCTTCTGGACGTGGTGCATGTTCACCTGGTGCTTCTGCTTCTGCGTCACCCTCCTTATCCTCTTCCTTGAGTTCACCAGCCTCGCCGCCAAGTTGCCCATCTCCTGGGATGACTTCACGTCCTCTTTTGCCATGTTGGCTACTCTAATG GTGCTGGCTGCATCCATCATCTATCCCGTCTTCTTCACTTGCTCTAGCTGCGGCAAACAGATCGGCGCCACCGTCATTTCCTGCCTGGCCTTCATCCTGTACGCCATCGAGGTCGGGCTGACGCGGGCTAAACCCGGCGAGATTAGTGGATTTCTGTCCACGGTCCCGGGCCTCCTCAAGGTTCTGGAGGCCTTCGTGGCCTGCATCATCTTCATCTGTTTGGACGACAGATGGTACTCGCGGTTTCCGGGTCTCCAGTGGTGCGTCGCCGTCTACTCCATTTGCTTCATCTTTGCCCTCCTCGTCATCATTTTTACCATCTGCCGCCTTCTGACCCTCTTCCCCGCACCGTTTGACAAAGTCCTGACGTGCTGCAACGTGTTGGCGGTGTTGATGTACATCACAGCTGTGGTCATCTGGCCGCTGTACAGCTTCAAGAACAATCCCAGGCCGAGCTTCTGCACGAAAGGGGTTAGATGTTCCTGGGATAATTTAGTGGTGATCACTTTCATGACCTGTTTCAACCTGGCTGCTTACATCGCTGATACTGTTTATTCTTTTAGGCTGGTGTTCTTCGTCAGCAGAACGTAG